One part of the Ochrobactrum quorumnocens genome encodes these proteins:
- the folD gene encoding bifunctional methylenetetrahydrofolate dehydrogenase/methenyltetrahydrofolate cyclohydrolase FolD — MAQLIDGKKLAEDVVSTVKRETEKLVSATGVVPGIAVVIVGEDPASQVYVASKGKKAKECGFVSVQHDLAEDATEAELLDLIDSLNNDPAIHGILVQLPLPKHIDSGRVIQTISPEKDVDGFHFINVGKLGTGELDTAFVPCTPAGAMIMIERVHGRDLSGLNAVVIGRSNIVGKPMFNLLLAANATVTVAHSRTKDLPAIARTADILVAAVGRPQMVKGDWVKPGATVIDVGINRIPAPEKGEGKTRLVGDVDFADAEKVASAITPVPGGVGPMTIAMLMANTLTAACRSVDFEKPVF, encoded by the coding sequence ATGGCCCAATTGATCGACGGCAAGAAGCTCGCCGAGGATGTTGTTTCCACGGTGAAGCGTGAGACCGAAAAGCTCGTTAGTGCGACCGGGGTTGTGCCCGGCATTGCAGTGGTGATTGTCGGCGAAGATCCGGCAAGCCAGGTGTATGTTGCCTCGAAGGGCAAAAAGGCCAAGGAATGTGGCTTTGTATCCGTTCAGCACGACTTGGCTGAAGATGCAACTGAAGCCGAACTTCTCGATCTGATCGACAGCCTCAACAACGATCCGGCCATCCACGGTATTCTGGTACAGCTTCCGCTGCCAAAGCATATCGATTCAGGTCGTGTGATCCAGACTATTTCGCCGGAAAAGGACGTCGATGGCTTCCATTTCATCAATGTAGGCAAGCTTGGCACAGGTGAGCTGGATACGGCATTTGTTCCATGCACTCCGGCTGGCGCAATGATCATGATCGAGCGTGTTCATGGCCGCGATTTGTCGGGCCTGAATGCCGTGGTGATTGGTCGTTCCAACATCGTCGGCAAGCCTATGTTCAATCTGCTTCTTGCAGCAAATGCGACCGTGACCGTTGCGCATAGCCGCACCAAGGACCTGCCTGCGATTGCACGCACTGCCGATATTCTGGTTGCCGCTGTCGGTCGCCCGCAAATGGTAAAAGGCGATTGGGTCAAGCCCGGTGCAACCGTAATTGATGTGGGTATCAACCGCATTCCTGCGCCTGAAAAGGGTGAAGGAAAAACACGTCTGGTTGGCGATGTTGATTTTGCAGATGCGGAAAAAGTGGCCAGTGCCATCACGCCGGTTCCCGGCGGCGTCGGTCCGATGACCATTGCCATGCTTATGGCAAATACGCTGACAGCTGCCTGCCGCAGTGTTGACTTCGAAAAGCCAGTATTTTGA
- the proC gene encoding pyrroline-5-carboxylate reductase, protein MQDTVILVGCGNMGFAMLKGWLDSGILQSENVHVVEPSEALQSRAAGAGVNACSSADSLSDDLNPRMILIAVKPQVMGDVLPAYKRFAPNATFVSVAAGIPVSFFEQHLGSDARIMRCMPNTPAAIGKGMLVTYKNANVSEDDAAFVKSLLKTSGKVTSIDDEAQMDAVTAVSGSGPAYVFHFIEALTDAGVTAGLPRETAALLAMQTVMGAGALAAASNDSPTKLREQVTSPKGTTAAALDILMGEDRLKNLVAEAVDAARKRSIELGKV, encoded by the coding sequence ATGCAAGATACAGTTATTCTCGTTGGTTGCGGCAATATGGGTTTCGCCATGCTGAAAGGCTGGCTCGACAGCGGCATTTTGCAATCCGAGAATGTGCATGTCGTCGAACCATCAGAGGCACTTCAGAGCCGCGCGGCTGGCGCTGGAGTTAATGCCTGCTCGAGTGCGGACTCCCTGTCCGATGATCTCAACCCGCGCATGATCCTCATCGCGGTCAAACCACAGGTCATGGGCGACGTTTTGCCTGCTTATAAGCGTTTTGCACCGAACGCGACCTTTGTCAGCGTGGCAGCAGGTATTCCTGTTTCATTTTTTGAACAGCATCTTGGCAGTGACGCCCGGATCATGCGCTGCATGCCCAATACACCGGCTGCAATCGGCAAGGGCATGCTTGTGACCTACAAGAACGCCAATGTGAGTGAGGATGATGCGGCTTTTGTAAAAAGCCTTCTCAAGACATCCGGCAAGGTGACAAGCATCGATGATGAAGCGCAGATGGATGCGGTGACCGCTGTTTCCGGCTCCGGCCCTGCTTATGTGTTCCATTTCATCGAAGCATTGACCGATGCCGGCGTCACCGCTGGTCTTCCGCGTGAAACCGCGGCACTTCTTGCCATGCAAACTGTTATGGGCGCCGGTGCACTTGCAGCAGCAAGCAACGACAGCCCGACAAAACTGCGCGAACAGGTGACAAGCCCCAAGGGTACCACTGCAGCTGCACTGGACATTTTGATGGGAGAAGATCGCCTCAAGAATCTGGTTGCCGAGGCCGTTGACGCCGCGCGCAAGCGTTCGATCGAGCTTGGGAAGGTCTAA
- a CDS encoding ABC transporter ATP-binding protein has product MDKALLQASELSVRYGDKLALERVSLEIFQGETLALVGPSGSGKSTLACALLRLHTLDTGSIHFEGEDWLRPQGSVLRRRRARLQMVFQDPLSAFNPRATVHEVLREPLRIHGLKRDIAELMQKVGLDPKLATRGVHEISGGQRQRVAIARALATSPSLIVLDEAVSALDVTVRGAILKLLQEIQKAEGTAYLFITHDLAVAAQMADRIAVMERGRIVECRPTQELIAAPQAPVTKALIEAVPRILV; this is encoded by the coding sequence ATGGATAAGGCTCTGCTGCAGGCAAGCGAACTCAGCGTGCGCTACGGCGATAAGCTCGCACTTGAACGGGTAAGCCTTGAAATCTTCCAAGGCGAAACGTTGGCGCTCGTTGGTCCTTCGGGCAGCGGAAAATCTACGCTTGCGTGCGCATTGTTGCGACTACATACGCTTGATACAGGATCAATCCATTTCGAGGGCGAAGATTGGCTCAGACCACAAGGTTCGGTTCTTCGCAGGCGTCGCGCACGCTTACAGATGGTATTTCAGGATCCGCTTTCCGCATTCAATCCGCGTGCGACTGTGCATGAAGTGCTTCGGGAGCCGCTGCGTATTCACGGGCTGAAACGCGATATTGCCGAGCTTATGCAGAAGGTCGGCCTTGATCCCAAACTGGCGACACGCGGTGTGCATGAGATTTCCGGCGGTCAGCGTCAGCGGGTGGCAATTGCACGTGCGCTTGCCACATCGCCATCGCTCATCGTTCTGGATGAAGCTGTCTCGGCACTTGATGTGACGGTGCGTGGTGCAATTCTGAAATTGTTGCAGGAGATACAGAAGGCCGAAGGCACGGCCTATCTGTTCATCACGCATGATCTGGCGGTTGCTGCACAAATGGCGGACCGCATTGCGGTGATGGAGCGCGGGCGGATTGTTGAATGTCGCCCGACGCAGGAGCTGATCGCAGCGCCGCAAGCGCCTGTTACAAAGGCGCTTATCGAAGCTGTTCCGAGGATTCTGGTTTAG
- a CDS encoding ABC transporter ATP-binding protein, whose amino-acid sequence MTPLVRLDNLGIRYGQDAALRGVSVDIEAGEILAIIGESGSGKSTLALAIADLLPVNATVSGYINWRDGQPKPGRDIGFVFQDPASSFDPLMRVGAQLVETIRAHEKVDGKAAKRKAIRLLERVHILEPEDSFLRYPHQFSGGQKQRIAIALAIAANPRVLIADEPTSALDTIVQKEIVTLLRELVRADGMTLIFITHDIALASNLADCIAVFHRGELLESSTAREIIGNPQSDYTKALISAVPPLESTHG is encoded by the coding sequence ATGACCCCCCTGGTGCGACTTGACAATCTTGGCATTCGTTATGGTCAGGATGCGGCTTTGCGAGGTGTTTCTGTCGATATCGAGGCTGGTGAAATCCTCGCTATTATTGGTGAAAGCGGCTCCGGCAAGAGCACTCTGGCGCTGGCAATAGCCGATCTTCTGCCTGTCAATGCTACGGTGTCAGGCTACATCAATTGGCGAGATGGGCAGCCGAAGCCGGGCCGCGATATCGGGTTTGTATTTCAAGACCCAGCTTCGAGCTTCGATCCGCTGATGCGTGTTGGCGCGCAACTGGTTGAGACAATCCGCGCTCACGAAAAGGTCGACGGCAAAGCGGCAAAACGCAAAGCGATCAGGCTTTTAGAACGGGTTCATATTCTCGAACCGGAAGACAGTTTCTTGCGATATCCGCACCAGTTTTCTGGTGGTCAGAAGCAGCGCATCGCCATAGCTCTTGCCATCGCTGCAAATCCGCGTGTGTTGATTGCCGATGAGCCGACAAGTGCGCTCGATACAATCGTGCAGAAGGAAATCGTGACGCTCCTGCGCGAACTGGTGCGCGCAGATGGCATGACGTTGATTTTCATCACGCATGACATTGCACTGGCCTCAAATTTGGCAGATTGCATTGCCGTATTTCATCGTGGTGAGCTTTTGGAAAGCAGCACCGCGCGCGAGATTATTGGCAATCCACAAAGCGACTATACGAAGGCGCTCATCAGTGCCGTTCCCCCGCTGGAGTCAACTCATGGATAA
- a CDS encoding ABC transporter permease — translation MSGFKRYFGTGEGIAGAIILLVLISAALIAPTLFPGDPLRIVASPLLAPFDNASFPLGTDRLGRDVLAELFHASRTSLIVGLTAAAASILIGSIVGTLAGFAGGLADEVLMRITEAFQTVPGFLLALALVSIAGPSLPVLVAAIALSSWTQAARLTRGQVLSIRERDYVASARVIGMHPLEIAFRQILPNALPPVLALVPVIVASAILIEAALSFLGLGDPNRVTWGGMIAEGRTVLRSAPWLSILPGLALALTVVGVYLAGEGITTASAQKSQSIIGKHDA, via the coding sequence ATGAGCGGGTTCAAACGCTATTTCGGAACCGGTGAGGGCATTGCGGGTGCGATTATTCTGCTTGTGTTGATCTCTGCAGCTCTCATCGCGCCCACGCTCTTTCCTGGCGATCCACTGCGCATTGTTGCATCACCTTTGCTTGCGCCTTTCGACAATGCGTCTTTTCCGCTTGGAACAGATCGGCTGGGTCGCGATGTGCTGGCCGAGCTCTTTCATGCAAGTCGCACATCGCTGATCGTGGGTCTTACTGCCGCCGCCGCTTCCATCTTGATAGGAAGCATCGTCGGAACGTTGGCGGGGTTCGCTGGCGGACTTGCCGATGAAGTGCTGATGCGAATAACGGAAGCTTTTCAGACCGTACCGGGCTTTCTCCTGGCGCTTGCTTTGGTCAGCATTGCCGGACCGTCGCTTCCAGTATTGGTTGCTGCAATCGCCCTGTCGAGCTGGACGCAGGCGGCACGCCTAACACGGGGGCAAGTGCTGTCTATCCGCGAGCGCGACTATGTGGCGTCTGCCCGCGTTATTGGAATGCATCCGCTGGAGATTGCTTTCCGGCAGATATTGCCCAATGCATTGCCGCCAGTTTTGGCGCTTGTGCCGGTGATTGTTGCGTCCGCTATTCTGATTGAAGCCGCATTGTCATTTCTCGGATTGGGTGATCCCAATCGCGTGACATGGGGCGGCATGATCGCTGAAGGGCGCACAGTCCTGCGTTCTGCGCCGTGGCTGTCGATCTTGCCGGGGTTGGCACTGGCGCTTACTGTTGTCGGTGTTTACCTCGCAGGCGAGGGGATTACCACAGCATCGGCCCAAAAATCGCAATCGATTATTGGAAAGCACGATGCATAG